The Dyella caseinilytica genome has a window encoding:
- a CDS encoding pseudouridine synthase — translation MSSAPRFGLARMLSKLGVCSRSQAEKAVCEGRVTVDGRVVLDPERSADPERQRICLDGEAVSARERVYIVLNKPRGIVVSAADERGRDTVYALLSDAGLPWLGPVGRLDKASEGLLLLSNDSIWAAQLTDPRYHVDKTYHVQVDTIPDPAVMERMMEGVTDKGEHLSARRVSLLRTGEKNAWLEVVLDEGRNRHIRRLLEAQSIGVLRLIRVAIGELVLGELAKGQWRHLTVAEVASLRRY, via the coding sequence ATGTCTTCCGCTCCACGCTTTGGTCTTGCACGCATGCTCAGCAAGCTGGGCGTGTGCTCGCGCAGTCAGGCCGAAAAGGCAGTGTGCGAGGGCAGGGTGACTGTCGACGGGCGAGTCGTGCTCGATCCAGAGCGTTCGGCTGACCCCGAGCGGCAACGTATATGTCTGGATGGCGAAGCAGTCTCGGCGCGGGAGCGCGTCTACATTGTGCTCAACAAGCCGCGAGGCATCGTGGTGAGCGCTGCCGATGAGCGCGGCAGAGATACTGTCTATGCCTTGCTGTCAGACGCAGGCTTGCCCTGGCTAGGCCCGGTAGGGCGATTGGACAAGGCCAGCGAAGGATTGCTGCTGCTGAGCAACGACAGCATCTGGGCAGCTCAGCTGACCGATCCGCGTTATCACGTCGACAAGACCTATCACGTGCAGGTCGACACCATTCCGGATCCAGCCGTGATGGAACGGATGATGGAGGGCGTCACCGACAAGGGCGAACATTTGTCCGCGCGGCGCGTGTCCTTGCTACGTACCGGCGAGAAAAACGCGTGGCTGGAAGTCGTGCTCGATGAGGGGCGCAATCGGCACATCCGCCGCTTGCTCGAAGCACAAAGCATCGGCGTATTGCGCCTGATTCGCGTGGCGATCGGAGAGCTCGTGCTGGGTGAACTTGCCAAAGGGCAATGGCGTCATCTGACCGTTGCCGAAGTGGCGAGTTTGCGGCGCTATTGA
- a CDS encoding C39 family peptidase — protein sequence MKLTLPTLTFLVLAIASPLGARAATMALNDNVGHTYILHIATLKEVKYRNTIHQKYDFSCGSAAVATLLTYQYDYPINEQVVFEQMYAHGDRKKINKEGFSLLDIKLYLASIGFDADGFHATLDQLQKANLPAIVLIQDRGYHHFVVIKGIRYGRVLVGDPARGTRAIPLDHFSQLWKNGLLFVIHNRREFARFNADSDWRSAPIAPLGIGVDRRGLDTITMSKYGPGDI from the coding sequence ATGAAGCTGACGCTGCCGACGTTGACTTTCCTGGTGCTGGCGATCGCATCGCCGCTGGGAGCGCGTGCGGCAACGATGGCGCTGAACGATAACGTCGGACACACCTACATTCTGCACATTGCCACGTTGAAGGAAGTCAAATACCGCAACACCATTCACCAGAAATACGATTTCAGTTGCGGCTCGGCAGCAGTTGCTACGCTGTTGACCTATCAGTACGACTATCCGATCAATGAGCAAGTGGTGTTCGAGCAGATGTATGCGCATGGTGATCGCAAGAAGATCAACAAGGAAGGCTTTTCACTGCTCGATATCAAGCTCTATCTGGCGAGTATCGGCTTCGATGCGGATGGCTTCCACGCTACGCTCGACCAGTTGCAGAAAGCCAATCTTCCGGCGATCGTGCTGATCCAGGATCGTGGTTATCACCATTTCGTGGTCATCAAAGGCATTCGTTACGGACGAGTGCTGGTAGGCGATCCGGCGCGCGGTACACGCGCGATTCCTCTGGACCATTTCAGCCAGTTGTGGAAGAACGGACTGCTTTTCGTCATCCATAACCGGCGTGAGTTTGCGCGTTTCAACGCCGATAGTGATTGGCGCAGTGCGCCGATTGCGCCACTGGGTATCGGCGTCGATCGTCGTGGGCTCGATACCATCACCATGTCCAAATACGGTCCGGGTGATATATGA
- a CDS encoding OmpA family protein, whose translation MKRKGLYFLIALALGGVGAAHAQDNTAAAAGSTETSGAPAWPNGFDDRWYVAPTVGGYYNDSNRNTHSRQIFYGLSVGKFIRSNVSVELFVDRTKRDADTAVFGQGNKWSSNNYGASARYFFGDPNSWRPYLMGGVMGSYHSNPFDHGWAPAAQAGVGISKSITDSTDFRVEAAYRYDWDDKTQPARNGYGDWYLGFSLVAKIGAVPAAAAPAAPPQPAAPDCSKQFRNGVNLCDNKCPDLPEGTIVGPDGCPQKVVIDLKGVNFKFDRPKKGETNIEPTLAVPASDSMAILDQAVDTLKRYPQVHVTVAGYTDSVGTAAYNQGLSERRAKIVYDYLTSHGIDASRLDGPIGHGLNDPIDTNKTAAGRARNRRTELQVQQ comes from the coding sequence ATGAAACGTAAGGGCCTTTATTTTCTGATCGCTCTTGCCCTGGGGGGAGTAGGTGCCGCCCATGCGCAGGACAACACGGCCGCTGCGGCCGGCAGCACCGAGACCTCTGGTGCGCCTGCATGGCCGAACGGTTTTGATGACCGTTGGTATGTTGCCCCGACCGTCGGTGGTTACTACAACGACAGCAACCGCAACACCCACAGCCGCCAGATCTTCTACGGCCTTTCCGTGGGCAAGTTCATCAGGTCGAACGTTTCGGTGGAACTGTTCGTCGACCGTACCAAGCGCGATGCGGATACGGCTGTGTTCGGCCAGGGCAACAAGTGGTCGAGCAACAACTACGGTGCGTCGGCCCGTTACTTCTTCGGCGATCCGAACTCCTGGCGTCCGTACCTGATGGGCGGCGTGATGGGCAGCTACCACAGCAACCCGTTTGATCACGGCTGGGCCCCGGCTGCACAGGCTGGCGTGGGTATCTCCAAGTCGATCACCGACAGCACCGACTTCCGCGTGGAAGCTGCCTACCGCTACGACTGGGACGACAAGACCCAGCCGGCTCGCAATGGCTACGGTGACTGGTACCTGGGCTTCAGCCTGGTCGCCAAGATCGGCGCTGTGCCGGCCGCTGCCGCTCCGGCCGCTCCGCCGCAGCCTGCTGCTCCGGACTGCTCCAAGCAGTTCCGCAACGGCGTGAACCTGTGCGACAACAAGTGCCCGGATCTGCCGGAAGGCACGATCGTCGGTCCGGATGGTTGCCCGCAGAAGGTGGTGATCGACCTGAAGGGCGTGAACTTCAAGTTCGACCGTCCGAAGAAGGGCGAGACCAACATCGAACCGACCCTGGCAGTGCCGGCATCCGATTCGATGGCGATCCTGGATCAGGCGGTGGATACGCTCAAGCGCTATCCGCAGGTGCATGTCACCGTTGCCGGTTACACCGACAGCGTGGGCACGGCCGCTTACAACCAGGGCCTGTCGGAGCGTCGTGCGAAGATCGTGTACGACTACCTGACATCGCATGGCATCGACGCAAGCCGTCTGGACGGTCCGATCGGTCACGGCTTGAACGACCCGATCGACACCAACAAGACCGCTGCCGGTCGCGCACGCAACCGTCGCACGGAACTGCAGGTTCAGCAGTAA
- a CDS encoding glutathione S-transferase N-terminal domain-containing protein, translated as MKLYYLPGACSMADHIVLEWIGKPYQAEAVAREALRSPEYLKISPHGMVPALVDDDGWTLTENVAILNYLMDRFPEAKLDGESSPRERAEVNRWLAFLNSDLHPAFKPLFGAQRFSADETHHPSLHEAARQRLRGLFERVNTQLADREWLTGHRSVADAYLFVVLRWAKGKQVDLQGLDHLDAFSKRLHADPGVKAAMQAEGI; from the coding sequence ATGAAGTTGTATTACCTGCCCGGCGCCTGCTCGATGGCCGACCACATCGTGCTGGAATGGATCGGCAAGCCGTATCAGGCGGAAGCCGTAGCGCGCGAAGCACTGCGCTCGCCGGAATATCTGAAGATCAGTCCCCACGGCATGGTGCCTGCGCTGGTCGATGACGATGGTTGGACCCTCACCGAAAACGTCGCCATCCTCAACTACCTGATGGATCGCTTCCCCGAGGCCAAACTCGACGGCGAGAGTTCGCCGCGCGAACGCGCCGAGGTGAACCGCTGGCTCGCCTTCCTCAATTCCGACTTGCATCCGGCATTCAAGCCGCTGTTTGGTGCACAGCGTTTCAGTGCTGACGAAACACATCATCCGTCACTGCACGAAGCTGCGCGCCAACGGTTGCGCGGACTGTTCGAGCGGGTGAACACGCAACTTGCCGATCGCGAATGGCTGACCGGCCACCGCTCGGTCGCTGACGCTTATTTGTTCGTTGTATTGCGCTGGGCCAAGGGCAAGCAAGTTGATCTTCAGGGCCTGGATCATCTTGATGCCTTTAGCAAACGCCTGCATGCCGATCCGGGCGTGAAAGCTGCCATGCAGGCAGAAGGTATCTGA
- a CDS encoding TerC family protein, translated as MTFPTHLLSDLLTIVLLDVVLAGDNAIVIALAARNLPRHLQKQAVFWGTFGAVAIRIVLTVLVVYLLGLPGLMLAGGLLLLPIAWKLLKPGHDDTHEFAPAANFWSALRTIVVADALMGLDNVLAIAGAAKGHTGLVVAGLLISIPLVVWGSTLILKLIERFPVIIYAGAAAIAWTAGRMISHETLWLDWFDAHGWMKHVLEVGLVIGVCGGRWLFNRRVATARTRST; from the coding sequence ATGACCTTCCCTACTCACCTGCTATCAGACCTGCTCACCATCGTCCTGCTGGACGTGGTGCTGGCGGGCGACAACGCCATTGTCATCGCGCTGGCCGCCCGTAACCTGCCGCGTCATTTGCAGAAGCAGGCGGTGTTCTGGGGCACCTTTGGCGCGGTCGCCATTCGGATTGTGCTGACGGTGTTGGTGGTTTACCTGCTTGGGTTACCCGGATTGATGCTGGCCGGCGGTTTACTGTTGCTGCCCATTGCCTGGAAGCTGCTGAAGCCCGGTCACGACGACACGCATGAGTTTGCCCCCGCTGCAAACTTCTGGTCCGCGTTGCGCACGATCGTGGTCGCCGATGCCTTGATGGGGCTGGACAACGTGCTGGCCATCGCAGGTGCAGCGAAAGGTCATACCGGGCTGGTCGTGGCAGGCCTGTTGATCAGCATTCCGCTGGTGGTGTGGGGCTCCACTCTGATCCTGAAACTGATCGAACGCTTCCCGGTCATCATCTACGCCGGCGCTGCGGCGATTGCCTGGACAGCGGGCCGCATGATCAGCCACGAAACGTTGTGGCTGGATTGGTTTGATGCACACGGCTGGATGAAACACGTGCTTGAAGTGGGATTGGTGATCGGCGTCTGCGGTGGCCGCTGGCTTTTCAACCGGCGCGTCGCTACTGCACGCACACGCAGTACTTGA
- a CDS encoding acetate kinase — protein sequence MNQRKGKTKSGCGRKALAQAIGLACCMLGCGWTIAQDAPASSSTVGNVSSPAIRQRLQEQDTRIEAMRTQIDALQHQLAQQEADYKALRHAVGMDELARTRGGNIAAGGSMASALPMPGADASPDQQAAQQTPGTPSTPVGQAPPQNSRPPEVAPIFQQPGVLTPKNKLVIEPAYQFGYSTADRVALVGYTIIPAILIGLIDVREVRDTTQTAVLTARYGLTNRLELEVRVPYVDTHDDTVSRAVLTGSAEDNVFSSSGKGLGDIEATARYQINDGGADSAYYIGWFRFKSRTGEDPFQVVTDCVTRCVENLTGTGLPVQQPTGTGFYTLQPGVTWLLPSDPVVFFGNLSYLYNVERHNVYEHLVLGTEYLGNVKMGNEVDMSIGMGMALNDKASLSIGYDQTFIGTTYESGQKLPGSTKVWLGSLLIGGSYRFNEKRTLNFTLGVGVTRDTPDATVTVRMPMMY from the coding sequence ATGAACCAGAGGAAGGGGAAGACCAAGAGCGGATGCGGGCGCAAGGCATTGGCGCAGGCGATCGGTCTTGCCTGTTGCATGCTGGGCTGCGGCTGGACGATCGCGCAGGATGCGCCGGCATCGTCTTCGACGGTCGGCAATGTTTCATCACCGGCGATACGCCAGCGCCTGCAAGAGCAAGATACGCGCATCGAGGCGATGCGAACCCAGATCGATGCCTTGCAGCACCAGCTCGCGCAACAGGAGGCTGACTACAAAGCGTTGCGTCATGCCGTTGGCATGGATGAGTTGGCGCGGACGCGAGGCGGTAACATCGCCGCCGGCGGCAGCATGGCTAGCGCGTTGCCGATGCCTGGAGCCGACGCTTCGCCAGATCAGCAGGCGGCACAGCAGACACCGGGCACACCTTCCACGCCAGTAGGACAAGCTCCGCCGCAAAATTCGCGGCCGCCCGAAGTGGCGCCGATTTTCCAACAGCCAGGCGTGTTGACGCCGAAAAATAAGCTTGTGATTGAGCCCGCCTATCAGTTTGGCTATTCCACCGCCGACCGTGTCGCGCTGGTGGGTTACACCATCATTCCTGCGATCTTGATCGGTTTGATCGACGTGCGTGAGGTACGCGATACCACACAGACAGCGGTTCTGACCGCACGTTATGGCCTCACCAATCGTCTGGAATTGGAAGTGCGCGTACCTTATGTCGATACGCATGACGATACAGTGAGTCGTGCCGTGCTTACTGGTTCGGCCGAGGACAATGTTTTCAGTTCCAGTGGCAAAGGTCTTGGTGATATCGAGGCGACAGCCCGCTATCAGATCAACGATGGCGGCGCAGACAGCGCCTATTACATCGGTTGGTTCCGCTTCAAGTCGCGTACCGGCGAGGATCCCTTCCAGGTTGTCACGGATTGCGTCACGCGTTGCGTCGAGAATCTCACTGGCACTGGTTTGCCAGTGCAGCAACCTACGGGAACCGGTTTCTATACTTTGCAGCCGGGCGTGACGTGGTTGCTGCCATCGGATCCGGTCGTGTTCTTCGGTAACCTGAGTTACCTCTACAACGTCGAGCGTCACAACGTTTATGAGCACCTCGTGCTGGGTACGGAGTATCTCGGCAATGTGAAGATGGGTAACGAGGTGGACATGAGTATCGGCATGGGCATGGCGCTCAACGACAAGGCGTCATTGAGCATCGGCTACGATCAGACCTTTATCGGCACGACCTACGAGAGCGGGCAGAAGCTGCCGGGTTCCACCAAGGTATGGCTGGGGTCATTGCTGATTGGCGGATCGTATCGCTTCAACGAGAAGCGCACCTTGAATTTCACGCTTGGCGTTGGCGTAACACGTGATACGCCCGATGCCACCGTGACCGTCCGCATGCCCATGATGTACTGA
- a CDS encoding bifunctional 2-methylcitrate dehydratase/aconitate hydratase produces MSAHDIRSAKRPDPDQPLVDIANYVADYKINSTEAYDTARYMLLDSLATAMMAMKFPECVKHLGPLVPGATLPGGARVPGTSHELDPVQAAFAIGTQIRWLDFNDTWLAAEWGHPSDNLGAILAVADYLSRQAEREGGKPLSVHDVLTYAIKAHEIQGCYALLNSFNRVGQDHVILVRLASTAVATAMLGGNKEQITTAVSHSWIDNGALRTYRHAPNTGPRKSWAAGDACRRAVTHAINAVYRGVVGYPSALSAKTWGYYDVAFKGNAFQFERPFGSYVMENVLFKISFPAEFHAQTAVECAMELHAQVAGKLDQIEKVVIETQEAGCRIIDKTGPLANYADRDHCIQYMVAVPLIFGRLTADDYNDDVATDPRIDALREKMVVTENPQFTKDYFDPEKRYIGNSVQVFFKDGSSTGKVSIDYPIGHRKRRAEGIPVLLKKFEAAMRGHLPSHRVKAILDATADPAKLDAMPIQTFLGLFAL; encoded by the coding sequence ATGAGCGCGCATGATATCCGTTCCGCCAAGCGTCCCGACCCCGATCAGCCGCTGGTCGACATCGCCAATTACGTTGCCGATTACAAGATCAACTCGACCGAGGCCTACGACACCGCGCGCTACATGCTGCTCGACTCGCTGGCGACGGCGATGATGGCGATGAAGTTTCCGGAATGCGTGAAGCACCTCGGCCCGCTCGTGCCGGGCGCTACGCTGCCCGGCGGTGCGCGCGTGCCGGGTACCAGCCACGAACTGGATCCGGTGCAGGCCGCGTTTGCCATCGGCACGCAGATCCGCTGGCTGGATTTCAATGACACCTGGCTCGCCGCCGAATGGGGCCATCCGTCGGACAATCTCGGCGCCATTCTCGCAGTGGCCGATTACCTCAGCCGTCAGGCGGAGCGTGAAGGCGGTAAGCCGCTGTCGGTGCACGATGTGCTCACGTACGCCATCAAGGCGCATGAAATCCAGGGCTGCTACGCGCTGCTCAACAGCTTCAACCGCGTCGGGCAGGATCACGTGATTCTGGTGCGTCTGGCTTCCACCGCCGTGGCCACCGCCATGCTGGGCGGCAATAAGGAGCAGATCACTACCGCCGTATCACACAGCTGGATCGATAACGGCGCGCTGCGCACGTATCGCCATGCTCCGAATACGGGACCGCGCAAGAGCTGGGCGGCCGGCGATGCTTGCCGCCGCGCCGTCACGCACGCCATCAATGCCGTGTATCGCGGTGTGGTGGGCTATCCGTCAGCGCTGAGCGCCAAGACCTGGGGCTATTACGACGTTGCCTTCAAGGGCAATGCGTTCCAGTTCGAGCGTCCGTTCGGCAGCTATGTGATGGAGAACGTGCTGTTCAAGATCAGCTTCCCGGCCGAATTCCACGCGCAAACCGCAGTGGAGTGCGCGATGGAACTGCACGCTCAGGTTGCTGGCAAGCTGGATCAGATCGAGAAGGTGGTCATCGAAACTCAGGAAGCCGGCTGCCGCATCATCGACAAGACCGGCCCGCTTGCCAATTACGCTGACCGCGACCACTGCATCCAGTACATGGTGGCAGTGCCGTTGATCTTCGGTCGCCTCACCGCCGATGACTACAACGACGATGTCGCCACCGATCCGCGCATCGACGCGCTGCGCGAAAAGATGGTGGTTACCGAGAACCCGCAGTTCACCAAGGACTACTTCGATCCGGAGAAGCGCTATATCGGCAATTCGGTGCAGGTGTTCTTCAAGGACGGCAGTAGCACCGGGAAAGTTTCCATCGATTACCCGATCGGCCACCGCAAGCGTCGCGCCGAAGGCATCCCGGTGCTGCTCAAGAAGTTCGAAGCGGCCATGCGGGGTCACTTGCCATCGCATCGCGTCAAGGCGATTCTGGACGCCACTGCCGATCCGGCCAAGCTGGACGCGATGCCTATCCAGACTTTCCTGGGATTGTTTGCGTTGTAA
- a CDS encoding OmpA family protein, with translation MKRKGLYFLIALALGGVGAVHAQDNTAAAAGSTSTTAPAWPNGFDDRWYVAPTLGGYYNDSNRNTHSRQIFYGLSVGKFISPNVSVELFADRTKRDADSDVFGQGNKWANNNYGVSTRYFFGDANAWRPYLMGGVMGSYHSNPFDKGWAPAAQAGVGISKSITDSADFRVEAAYRYDWDDKTQPARNGYGDWYLGFSLVAKIGAVPAAAAPAPAPAPAAPDCSKQFRNGVNLCDNKCPDLPEGTIVGPDGCPVKVVIDLKGVNFKFDRPKKGETNIEPALAAPSSDSMAILDQAVDTLKRYPQVKVMVAGYTDSVGKPAYNQALSERRAQIVYDYLTSHGIDASRLEGPVGHGENDPIDTNKTDAGRARNRRTELQVQQ, from the coding sequence ATGAAACGTAAGGGCCTTTATTTCTTGATTGCTCTTGCCCTGGGCGGCGTGGGTGCCGTTCACGCGCAGGACAATACGGCTGCAGCCGCTGGCAGCACCAGCACGACCGCGCCGGCATGGCCGAATGGGTTTGATGACCGTTGGTACGTTGCCCCGACTCTCGGCGGCTACTACAACGACAGCAACCGCAACACCCACAGCCGCCAGATCTTCTACGGCCTGTCCGTGGGTAAGTTCATCAGCCCGAACGTTTCGGTGGAACTGTTCGCCGACCGCACCAAGCGCGATGCGGATTCGGATGTGTTCGGCCAGGGCAACAAGTGGGCGAACAACAACTACGGCGTGTCGACCCGTTACTTCTTCGGTGACGCGAACGCATGGCGCCCGTACCTGATGGGCGGCGTGATGGGCAGCTACCACAGCAACCCGTTCGACAAGGGCTGGGCTCCGGCAGCGCAGGCTGGCGTGGGTATCTCCAAGTCGATCACCGACAGCGCCGACTTCCGCGTTGAAGCCGCTTACCGTTACGACTGGGACGACAAGACCCAGCCGGCTCGCAATGGCTACGGTGACTGGTACCTGGGCTTCAGCCTGGTCGCCAAGATCGGCGCTGTGCCGGCTGCTGCCGCTCCGGCCCCGGCTCCCGCTCCGGCTGCTCCGGACTGCTCCAAGCAGTTCCGCAACGGCGTGAACCTGTGCGACAACAAGTGCCCGGATCTGCCGGAAGGCACGATCGTTGGCCCGGATGGCTGCCCGGTCAAGGTTGTCATCGATCTGAAGGGCGTGAACTTCAAGTTCGACCGTCCGAAGAAGGGCGAGACCAACATCGAGCCGGCTCTGGCAGCTCCGAGCAGCGACTCGATGGCTATCCTGGACCAGGCCGTGGATACGCTGAAGCGCTATCCGCAGGTGAAGGTGATGGTTGCTGGTTACACCGACAGCGTCGGCAAGCCGGCTTACAACCAGGCCCTGTCCGAGCGTCGCGCTCAGATCGTGTACGACTACCTGACCTCGCACGGCATCGATGCAAGCCGTCTGGAAGGCCCGGTTGGCCACGGCGAGAACGATCCGATCGACACCAACAAGACGGATGCCGGCCGCGCCCGCAACCGTCGCACCGAGCTGCAGGTCCAGCAGTAA
- the kbl gene encoding glycine C-acetyltransferase gives MSYSGQARYAQELESIREQGLFKAERIITSPQSAEIELEGGRKVLNFCANNYLGLADHPDVIQAAKDALDTHGFGMASVRFICGTQDLHKQLEKKIAAFFGTEDTILYAACFDANGGLYEPLLGEEDAIISDALNHASIIDGIRLCKAKRFRYANCDMADLEAQLKAADAAGARTKLITSDGAFSMDGFIAPLDQITALAAKYNALVHIDECHCTGFLGPHGRGSAEVHGVMDKIDIFTGTLGKALGGALGGFTTGRAEVIEMLRQRSRPYLFSNSLPPHVVAAAIKVFDMLGSAGDLRDRVQENTRYFREQMTQAGFDIRPGVHPIVPVMVYDAKKAQAMAAALLDEGIYVTGFFYPVVPQGQARIRTQMSAAHTREHLDRAIAAFTKVGRTLGVIG, from the coding sequence ATGAGCTATTCCGGCCAGGCGCGCTACGCCCAAGAACTCGAATCCATCCGCGAACAGGGCCTGTTCAAGGCCGAGCGCATCATCACCTCGCCTCAGTCGGCCGAAATCGAGCTGGAAGGCGGCCGCAAGGTGCTGAACTTCTGCGCCAACAACTACCTCGGCCTGGCCGATCACCCGGACGTGATCCAGGCAGCCAAAGATGCGCTCGATACCCACGGTTTCGGCATGGCCTCGGTGCGCTTCATCTGCGGCACGCAAGATCTCCACAAGCAGTTGGAAAAGAAGATTGCGGCATTCTTCGGCACTGAGGACACCATCCTTTATGCGGCGTGCTTCGACGCCAACGGTGGCTTGTACGAGCCGCTGCTGGGCGAAGAAGACGCGATCATTTCCGATGCGCTGAACCACGCCTCGATCATCGACGGCATTCGCCTGTGCAAAGCCAAGCGCTTCCGCTATGCCAACTGCGACATGGCGGATCTGGAAGCGCAACTGAAGGCCGCTGACGCAGCAGGTGCACGCACCAAGCTGATCACCAGCGACGGCGCTTTCTCGATGGACGGCTTTATCGCGCCACTGGACCAGATCACCGCACTGGCCGCCAAATACAACGCACTGGTGCACATCGACGAGTGCCATTGCACTGGTTTCCTCGGGCCCCACGGCCGCGGTTCCGCCGAAGTGCATGGCGTGATGGACAAGATCGACATCTTCACCGGCACGCTGGGCAAAGCACTGGGTGGCGCGCTGGGCGGTTTCACCACGGGTCGCGCGGAAGTCATCGAGATGCTGCGCCAGCGCTCACGCCCGTATCTGTTCTCCAATTCGCTGCCGCCGCACGTCGTGGCTGCGGCGATCAAGGTGTTCGACATGCTGGGCTCGGCCGGTGACTTGCGTGATCGCGTGCAGGAAAACACCCGGTATTTCCGCGAACAGATGACCCAGGCCGGTTTCGACATCAGGCCCGGCGTGCATCCGATCGTGCCGGTGATGGTGTACGACGCCAAGAAAGCGCAGGCCATGGCCGCAGCGCTGCTTGATGAAGGCATCTACGTCACGGGCTTCTTCTACCCGGTGGTACCGCAAGGTCAGGCGCGTATCCGCACGCAGATGAGCGCCGCGCATACGCGCGAGCATCTTGATCGGGCCATTGCGGCGTTTACCAAGGTGGGCCGCACGCTGGGCGTGATTGGCTGA